The following proteins are co-located in the Pirellulales bacterium genome:
- a CDS encoding class I SAM-dependent methyltransferase, which produces MAVVEDRVPQAMSDPLRRAASDPLPPLSGSAAPIELVKLCYTLVHAAEAVGIVDLADGEFLPGDATLEAGIERQLNGLLDQVGCTRPGFRLLEIGCGYGRLLQLARDRGAVAVGVNVSPEQVEYCRRRGLQAHCSTYRNLLASPAWHGQFDGVIANGSLEHWVQPEDVLAGRAEAIYGESFEIASRMLDPDTPDARYVTTSIHVKREARPEDLLTPWRRHPRGSDRRHYSLLHNWMGGWYPVDGQLERCARPFFTLASETDGTVGYRIANDYRMRRMMRGWYASPKMVWRIARALVRRPRVTRTMLQCYFVERSWDWQFQGDDPPMKLLRHVWRRC; this is translated from the coding sequence ATGGCCGTCGTCGAAGATCGAGTTCCGCAAGCCATGTCCGACCCGCTCCGCCGAGCGGCGAGCGATCCGCTTCCGCCGCTGTCCGGCTCCGCGGCGCCGATCGAGTTGGTGAAGCTCTGCTACACCCTCGTGCATGCGGCCGAGGCCGTGGGGATCGTCGATCTTGCCGACGGCGAGTTCTTGCCTGGGGACGCGACGCTCGAAGCCGGGATCGAGCGGCAGTTGAATGGGCTGCTCGATCAGGTCGGCTGCACCCGCCCGGGGTTTCGGCTGCTGGAGATCGGCTGCGGCTACGGCCGGTTGCTGCAGTTGGCGCGGGACCGGGGCGCCGTCGCCGTCGGGGTCAACGTCTCGCCCGAGCAGGTCGAGTACTGTCGGCGGCGCGGGTTGCAGGCGCACTGCTCGACCTATCGCAACCTGCTCGCCTCCCCGGCGTGGCATGGTCAGTTCGACGGCGTGATCGCCAACGGATCGCTGGAGCACTGGGTCCAGCCGGAGGACGTGCTCGCCGGGCGCGCCGAGGCGATCTACGGCGAATCGTTCGAAATCGCCAGCCGTATGCTCGACCCGGACACGCCGGATGCGCGATACGTCACGACCTCCATTCACGTCAAACGCGAAGCGCGCCCCGAGGACTTGCTGACGCCGTGGCGGCGCCACCCGCGCGGCTCCGATCGCCGGCACTACAGCCTGCTCCACAATTGGATGGGAGGCTGGTACCCGGTCGACGGCCAGCTCGAACGCTGCGCCCGGCCGTTCTTCACGCTCGCTTCGGAGACCGACGGCACGGTCGGCTATCGCATCGCCAACGACTATCGGATGCGACGGATGATGCGCGGCTGGTACGCCAGCCCCAAAATGGTCTGGCGGATCGCCCGCGCGCTCGTGCGCCGTCCTCGCGTGACGCGGACCATGCTGCAGTGTTACTTCGTCGAACGGTCGTGGGACTGGCAGTTCCAGGGGGACGACCCCCCGATGAAGCTGCTGCGGCACGTGTGGCGGCGATGCTGA
- a CDS encoding membrane dipeptidase, translating into MRTPSLLLHPLRLSTLALAATALALPLAARAKSIPDALASELAALAEAHEGDVAIAVKRLPAGEEFAYRADLPMPTASLVKLPLMATAYRAVDAGRLDPQQLLTLRAEDKVPGSGILTEQFSAGLQLSLHDAIHLMIIHSDNTATNLVAEAVGLPETAKYMEELGLPETKLHSLVYRRETSIFPERSQLYGLGSTTAADMVKLLELLDAGKLGSKASTDAMRGHLYACLDRTKLGRFLPPGVKLAHKTGAVNLTRTDAGLIDLPEGRLAICVLTNNNADQSWGAENAAEVLIGKIAAAAYRHYAPNGPAKPTDDGPQTLAMGASGELVAALQRTINARTTPSTGLAVDGDFGPNTESGVRAFQRSRGLPETGIVDAATWEALGPLATEDPKAPEPDALNAAKLPRDPADPLDGPPFTASKAWAILDADTGELLWGLKPDEPRDMASTTKIMTAYVVLRYAAEHPEVLDETVTFSKRADDTIGTTADVRIGEQVSVRELLYGMMLPSGNDATVAFAEHFGARLGQPLPSEPSEISARSAAYDAFVAAMNRTAAELGLAATQFANTHGLTAEGHHASAHDLAKLARAAFELPLFKDVVGTRQRGATVTGPGGYRRNVAWYNTNRLLATEGYYGVKTGTTTAAGACLVSAGERDGRRLIVAVLGAESSESRYADSRNLYRWAWSQLLGSSPQAAAAPRTSVLATAIHAPASRDPVVLTPAAERLHRSSLVVDGHNDMPWEVRTQAGGSFDKLDVSQPQSSLQTDIPRLRQGGVGAQFWSVWVPVYTARRGQALSTTLEQIDLVQTMIARYPDAFELALTADDIVRIHWSGRIASLIGVEGGHSIEGSLAALRQLHRLGARYMTLTHSDSLDWADSGTDKPKAGGLAPFGVEVVREMNRLGMMVDLSHVSPDAMKQTLAATRAPVIFSHSSAGGVADHPRNVPDDVLPLVRDNGGVVMVNFFSAFIVPQSAERDKQRFVELRKLEAEHGDDRPAIEAGLARWDATRPTLRGTIHDLLDHIDHIVRIAGIDHVGLGSDYDGVSLLPTQLEDAASYPYITQGLLDRGYSEADVKKVLGENLLRVMRRTEDVAREIAAESTAR; encoded by the coding sequence ATGCGCACCCCGTCGCTGCTTCTGCATCCTCTTCGCTTGTCGACCCTGGCCCTCGCGGCGACGGCGCTCGCACTCCCCTTGGCAGCCCGCGCCAAGTCGATTCCCGACGCACTCGCTTCGGAGCTCGCCGCCTTGGCCGAGGCGCACGAAGGGGACGTGGCGATCGCGGTGAAGCGCCTCCCCGCGGGGGAAGAGTTCGCCTATCGGGCCGACCTGCCGATGCCCACGGCGAGCCTCGTCAAGCTGCCGCTGATGGCGACCGCGTACCGCGCGGTCGACGCCGGGCGACTCGATCCGCAGCAACTGCTCACGCTGCGAGCTGAGGACAAAGTCCCCGGCTCGGGAATCCTCACGGAGCAGTTCTCTGCCGGGCTGCAACTGTCGCTCCACGACGCGATCCACCTGATGATCATCCACTCGGACAACACGGCCACGAACCTCGTCGCCGAGGCGGTCGGGTTGCCCGAGACGGCCAAGTACATGGAGGAGTTGGGACTTCCCGAGACGAAGCTCCACTCGCTCGTCTACCGGCGCGAGACGTCGATCTTCCCCGAGCGGAGCCAACTGTACGGCCTGGGGAGCACGACCGCGGCCGACATGGTGAAACTGCTCGAGCTGCTCGACGCCGGCAAGTTGGGGAGCAAGGCGTCGACCGACGCGATGCGCGGGCATTTGTACGCCTGCCTCGATCGGACGAAGCTCGGCCGGTTTCTGCCCCCCGGGGTGAAGCTGGCTCATAAGACCGGGGCGGTCAATCTCACGCGGACCGACGCGGGGTTAATCGACCTGCCCGAGGGCCGGCTGGCCATCTGCGTGCTGACCAACAACAACGCCGACCAAAGCTGGGGCGCCGAGAACGCGGCCGAAGTGCTGATCGGCAAGATCGCCGCGGCGGCGTATCGGCATTACGCTCCGAACGGTCCCGCGAAGCCAACTGACGACGGCCCGCAGACGCTCGCCATGGGCGCCTCGGGCGAGTTGGTCGCGGCGCTGCAGCGAACGATCAACGCCCGCACGACCCCCTCGACGGGGCTGGCGGTCGACGGCGACTTCGGCCCCAACACCGAGAGCGGCGTCCGAGCGTTCCAGCGCAGCCGCGGCTTGCCGGAAACCGGGATCGTCGACGCGGCGACGTGGGAGGCGCTCGGCCCGTTGGCGACAGAAGACCCCAAGGCGCCGGAGCCGGACGCGCTCAACGCGGCCAAGCTGCCGCGCGACCCGGCCGACCCGCTCGACGGCCCGCCGTTCACCGCGAGCAAGGCGTGGGCGATTCTCGACGCCGACACGGGCGAGTTGCTGTGGGGCCTCAAGCCCGACGAGCCCCGCGACATGGCCAGCACCACCAAGATCATGACCGCGTACGTCGTGCTCAGGTACGCGGCCGAGCATCCCGAAGTTTTGGACGAGACCGTCACGTTCTCCAAGCGAGCCGACGACACGATCGGCACCACGGCCGACGTGCGGATCGGCGAACAGGTTTCGGTTCGCGAGCTGCTGTACGGCATGATGCTCCCCTCGGGCAACGACGCGACGGTGGCGTTCGCCGAGCATTTCGGAGCGCGACTTGGACAGCCGCTGCCGTCGGAGCCGAGTGAAATCTCCGCACGGTCCGCCGCCTACGACGCCTTCGTCGCCGCGATGAATCGCACGGCCGCGGAGTTGGGGCTCGCCGCCACGCAGTTCGCCAACACGCACGGCCTGACGGCCGAAGGGCACCACGCCAGCGCTCACGACTTGGCGAAGCTCGCCCGGGCGGCGTTCGAGCTGCCGCTGTTCAAAGACGTCGTGGGCACGCGGCAGCGGGGAGCCACGGTGACCGGCCCCGGCGGGTATCGCCGCAACGTCGCCTGGTACAACACGAACCGGCTGCTGGCGACCGAGGGGTATTACGGGGTCAAGACCGGCACCACGACGGCCGCGGGGGCGTGCCTCGTCTCGGCGGGCGAGCGGGACGGCCGCCGGTTGATCGTCGCCGTCCTGGGCGCCGAGAGCAGCGAGTCGCGTTACGCCGACAGCCGCAATCTGTATCGGTGGGCCTGGAGCCAACTGCTCGGTTCGTCCCCCCAGGCCGCCGCGGCGCCGCGGACCTCGGTGCTGGCCACGGCGATTCACGCTCCCGCGTCGCGCGACCCGGTCGTGCTGACCCCCGCGGCCGAACGTCTGCACCGCAGCAGTTTGGTCGTCGACGGCCATAACGACATGCCGTGGGAGGTGCGGACCCAGGCCGGCGGCTCGTTCGACAAACTCGACGTCAGCCAACCGCAATCGTCGTTGCAGACCGACATCCCCCGACTTCGCCAGGGGGGCGTCGGCGCCCAGTTCTGGAGCGTCTGGGTCCCCGTCTACACCGCCCGCCGCGGACAAGCCTTGTCGACGACGCTTGAGCAGATCGACCTCGTGCAGACGATGATCGCCCGTTACCCCGATGCGTTCGAGCTGGCCCTGACGGCCGACGACATCGTCCGCATCCACTGGTCGGGAAGGATCGCATCGCTCATCGGGGTCGAGGGGGGCCATTCGATCGAAGGCTCGCTCGCCGCGTTGCGGCAACTCCATCGCCTGGGCGCCCGGTACATGACGCTCACCCACAGCGACTCGCTCGACTGGGCCGACTCGGGGACCGACAAGCCGAAGGCGGGGGGCTTGGCGCCTTTCGGCGTCGAGGTGGTCCGCGAGATGAACCGCCTGGGGATGATGGTCGACCTCTCCCACGTCTCGCCTGACGCCATGAAGCAGACCCTCGCCGCGACTCGGGCGCCGGTCATCTTTTCGCACAGCTCGGCCGGGGGCGTGGCCGACCACCCCCGCAACGTCCCCGACGACGTCCTGCCGCTGGTGCGCGACAACGGCGGGGTGGTGATGGTCAATTTCTTCTCGGCGTTCATCGTCCCCCAGTCGGCCGAGCGCGACAAACAGCGCTTCGTCGAGCTGCGCAAGCTGGAGGCGGAACACGGCGACGACCGCCCCGCGATCGAAGCGGGGCTCGCCCGCTGGGACGCGACCCGCCCGACCTTGCGCGGCACGATCCACGACCTCTTGGATCACATCGACCACATCGTCCGGATCGCGGGAATCGATCACGTGGGGCTGGGGTCGGACTACGACGGGGTGTCGCTGTTGCCGACGCAACTCGAGGACGCGGCGAGTTACCCCTACATCACCCAGGGCCTGCTCGACCGGGGCTACAGCGAAGCCGACGTCAAGAAGGTGCTGGGCGAAAACCTGCTCCGCGTGATGCGCCGCACCGAGGACGTCGCCCGCGAGATCGCGGCCGAGTCGACGGCGCGCTAA
- a CDS encoding dipeptide epimerase, with protein sequence MQAVAHEYDLPLRHVFSISRESTSVQPTLVVELTDGVRRGYGEATTNKYYNATRERMRASLDKARPVLAAVDRLDPERLWPELAAAIGDDSFTLCAVDQAAYDLWGKQQGQPVYKLWGLSNERVPLSNYTIGIDTIEKMVAKLNEMPDWPIYKIKLGTPHDLEIVRELRKHTDAVFRVDANCGWGVEETIRNSRELRPLRVEFIEQPLPAEDVEGSRRVYAESALPIVADESCISEADVSRCQGRFHGVNVKLVKCGGLTPARRMIAEARSLGMKTMVGCMTESTVGISAIAQLLPLLDFVDMDGAALLARDVATGCRVDRGRCRYPDAPGHGVELLTK encoded by the coding sequence ATTCAAGCCGTCGCCCACGAATACGATCTGCCGCTGCGGCATGTCTTCTCGATCTCGCGGGAGAGCACCTCGGTGCAACCGACGCTGGTGGTCGAACTGACCGACGGCGTTCGCCGCGGCTACGGCGAGGCGACGACCAACAAGTACTACAACGCCACCCGCGAGCGGATGCGGGCTTCGCTCGACAAGGCCCGGCCGGTTCTCGCGGCGGTCGATCGGCTCGATCCCGAACGGCTTTGGCCGGAACTGGCCGCGGCGATCGGCGACGACTCGTTCACGTTATGCGCCGTCGACCAAGCGGCCTACGACCTGTGGGGGAAACAACAGGGCCAACCTGTCTATAAACTCTGGGGACTGTCGAACGAGCGCGTGCCGCTCTCCAACTACACGATCGGCATCGACACGATCGAGAAGATGGTCGCCAAGCTCAACGAGATGCCCGACTGGCCGATCTACAAGATCAAGCTCGGCACGCCGCACGACTTGGAGATTGTGCGCGAGCTTCGCAAGCACACCGACGCCGTGTTCCGGGTCGACGCGAACTGCGGCTGGGGGGTCGAGGAGACGATCCGCAATTCGCGCGAGCTGCGCCCCCTGCGGGTCGAGTTCATCGAGCAGCCGCTGCCGGCCGAGGACGTCGAGGGGTCGCGGCGGGTCTACGCCGAGTCGGCCCTGCCGATCGTCGCCGACGAGAGCTGCATCAGCGAGGCCGACGTCTCGAGGTGCCAGGGGCGATTCCACGGCGTGAACGTCAAACTGGTCAAGTGCGGCGGGCTGACCCCCGCACGGCGGATGATCGCCGAGGCGCGATCGCTGGGCATGAAGACGATGGTCGGCTGCATGACCGAGTCGACCGTGGGGATCTCGGCGATCGCCCAGTTGTTGCCGCTGTTGGACTTCGTCGACATGGACGGCGCCGCGCTCTTGGCCCGCGACGTGGCGACCGGCTGCCGCGTCGACCGGGGGCGCTGCCGCTACCCCGACGCCCCCGGCCACGGGGTCGAGTTGCTGACGAAATAG
- a CDS encoding DUF1611 domain-containing protein codes for MSHDSSRRIVILTEGHSEPITAKTGVCVLRYRPEEVVAVYDTHQAGRTAGEVLGVGGDTPVIGQLAAAPEANTLLVGIAPSGGKIPVAWRPVVLEAIRRGMNILSGLHDFMSDDPEFAAAARQHGVKLIDVRKNDEKDVPNRKGIRDDCIRIHTVGNDCSIGKMVVSVEIARGLQARGRDAKFVATGQTGIMIEGDGCPIDRVVSDFVSGAVEKLVLANQHHEFMVIEGQACLTHPRYSGVTLSLLHGCMPHGMVMCYEAGRTHVHGMEHIPLKPLDELVRIYETMANLQGPSRFIGVGMNSRKLNAEQAEEERERVSRLLGLPVCDVIRDGPDALVEAALALAPVAV; via the coding sequence GTGTCACACGATTCATCGCGCCGCATCGTCATCCTCACCGAAGGCCATTCCGAGCCGATCACGGCAAAAACCGGCGTCTGCGTGCTGCGGTATCGGCCTGAAGAGGTCGTCGCCGTGTACGACACGCATCAAGCGGGCCGAACCGCCGGCGAGGTGCTGGGCGTCGGCGGCGACACGCCGGTCATCGGCCAACTCGCTGCGGCGCCGGAGGCCAACACGCTGTTGGTGGGAATCGCCCCCTCGGGGGGCAAGATTCCCGTCGCTTGGCGCCCCGTCGTGCTCGAAGCGATTCGCCGCGGGATGAACATTCTGTCGGGACTGCACGACTTCATGTCGGACGACCCCGAGTTCGCCGCCGCCGCCCGCCAGCACGGCGTCAAGCTGATCGACGTCCGCAAGAACGACGAAAAGGACGTCCCCAACCGCAAGGGGATTCGCGACGACTGCATTCGCATCCACACCGTCGGCAACGACTGCAGCATCGGCAAGATGGTCGTCTCGGTCGAGATCGCCCGCGGCCTGCAGGCGCGGGGACGCGACGCCAAATTCGTCGCCACCGGTCAGACCGGCATTATGATCGAGGGCGACGGCTGCCCGATCGATCGCGTCGTATCGGACTTCGTCAGCGGGGCGGTCGAGAAGCTGGTGCTCGCCAATCAGCATCATGAGTTCATGGTCATCGAGGGGCAGGCCTGCCTCACGCACCCCCGCTACTCGGGGGTCACGCTCAGCCTGCTGCACGGCTGCATGCCTCACGGCATGGTCATGTGCTACGAGGCGGGGCGCACCCACGTGCACGGGATGGAGCACATTCCGCTCAAGCCGCTTGACGAGCTGGTGCGAATTTACGAGACAATGGCCAACCTGCAGGGGCCGTCGCGGTTCATCGGCGTGGGAATGAACAGCCGCAAACTCAACGCCGAACAGGCCGAGGAAGAGCGCGAGCGGGTGAGCCGACTGCTGGGGCTCCCCGTGTGCGACGTCATCCGCGACGGCCCGGACGCGCTGGTCGAGGCGGCATTGGCGCTGGCGCCGGTGGCGGTGTAG
- a CDS encoding family 10 glycosylhydrolase, with protein sequence MKTLLDTPRGSARSSGRPVLVGWLAISPVVLLQPVFGQQLGDDAPPAVQREFRAAWIATVANIDWPSRPGLTGQQQQQELIALLDCAAGLRLNAVILQVRPAADALYASKLEPWSAYLSGTMGKPPAPYYDPLEFAVREAHRRGIELHAWFNPYRVQHPDAKGGVAPNHASRTMPDAVKQYGKYLWFDPGEPASVDRFIAVVADVVARYDVDGVHLDDYFYPYPINDDAGKPVPFPDDASYERAVAAGETLERDDWRRQNVDRLVERMYREVKRLRPEVKVGISPFGIWRPGNPPGITGFDQYASLYADARKWLREGWVDYFTPQLYWPIEKQQQSYPKLLAWWAEENVHGRELWPGNYTSRVRTSARVPADDQHWEATEILRQIEATRAQPGARGNVHFSMKALAKDYDGLAEKLRENLYAKPALVPPLPGADGPIPATPQATAGASRDAVTVRFDLPGASRPWLWVVQLKRGDRWEAAVVPGHERRYTASVAAGARVVEASVSAVSRTGLEGPATRVLLQRD encoded by the coding sequence ATGAAAACTCTTCTCGACACTCCGCGAGGCTCGGCGCGCTCGTCGGGACGGCCGGTATTGGTCGGTTGGCTGGCGATTAGCCCAGTGGTTTTGCTGCAGCCGGTCTTCGGTCAGCAACTCGGCGACGACGCCCCGCCGGCGGTGCAGCGCGAATTCCGCGCCGCCTGGATCGCCACCGTGGCGAACATCGATTGGCCCTCGCGCCCCGGGCTCACCGGCCAGCAGCAGCAACAGGAGCTGATCGCCCTGTTGGATTGCGCCGCCGGATTGCGCCTCAACGCGGTAATCCTGCAAGTGCGGCCCGCCGCAGATGCACTCTACGCATCGAAGCTCGAACCATGGTCCGCTTACCTGTCGGGAACGATGGGCAAGCCGCCGGCGCCGTACTACGACCCGCTCGAGTTCGCCGTGCGGGAAGCCCACCGCCGCGGGATCGAGCTGCACGCGTGGTTCAATCCCTATCGGGTGCAGCATCCCGACGCCAAGGGAGGAGTCGCGCCCAATCACGCCAGCCGCACGATGCCTGACGCGGTGAAGCAGTACGGCAAGTACCTGTGGTTCGATCCGGGCGAACCGGCCTCGGTCGATCGGTTCATCGCCGTGGTCGCCGACGTCGTCGCGCGGTACGACGTCGACGGGGTCCACCTGGACGACTACTTCTATCCGTACCCGATCAACGACGACGCCGGCAAACCGGTTCCCTTCCCCGACGACGCCAGCTACGAGCGGGCGGTCGCCGCGGGCGAGACGCTCGAGCGCGACGATTGGCGCCGGCAGAACGTCGATCGGCTGGTCGAGCGGATGTATCGCGAAGTGAAACGACTGCGACCCGAGGTCAAGGTCGGCATTAGCCCGTTCGGCATCTGGCGCCCCGGCAATCCGCCGGGGATCACCGGGTTTGACCAGTACGCCAGCCTGTACGCCGACGCCCGCAAGTGGCTGCGAGAGGGGTGGGTCGATTACTTCACCCCGCAGTTGTACTGGCCGATTGAGAAGCAGCAGCAGAGTTATCCCAAACTCCTGGCTTGGTGGGCCGAAGAGAACGTGCACGGGCGGGAACTTTGGCCGGGGAACTACACGTCGCGAGTGCGAACCTCGGCGCGCGTCCCCGCCGACGACCAACACTGGGAAGCGACGGAGATTCTCCGCCAGATCGAAGCGACCCGCGCCCAACCGGGCGCCCGCGGGAACGTCCACTTCAGCATGAAGGCGCTCGCCAAGGACTACGACGGCTTGGCCGAGAAACTCCGTGAGAATCTGTACGCAAAGCCGGCGCTCGTGCCGCCGCTGCCAGGAGCCGACGGCCCGATCCCCGCGACGCCGCAGGCGACCGCCGGGGCGTCGCGCGACGCGGTGACGGTGCGATTCGATCTGCCGGGAGCGAGTCGCCCCTGGCTCTGGGTCGTGCAACTCAAGCGAGGCGATCGCTGGGAAGCCGCCGTCGTCCCCGGGCACGAGCGACGGTACACTGCATCCGTCGCCGCCGGCGCCCGCGTGGTCGAGGCGTCCGTCTCGGCCGTGTCGCGCACCGGGCTCGAGGGCCCCGCGACCCGCGTCCTCCTCCAGCGCGATTGA
- a CDS encoding autotransporter-associated beta strand repeat-containing protein, whose protein sequence is MSLSRFAHASRVARPRRDLARFGCSILAVALLGAVAPVALAQRITGIDVSAWQGNISQSGWNSAYNSSNMRFAFIRSSRGGTTGFDRRADGFTPGNNSYTGSQRYDDPYFGQNITRATTAGMFAGPYHFARLDVVAEKTNSDGSVVQVSNTGSDEANHFIEMAGAWMRPGYLVPVYDLEAGQGDRTANEIAQFSLDFSNRIYEAMGIRPAMYINGNYSSILQNASASLRNQLAQPAQYTPSVVGPAFPVLWDARYANQSDPGSIPIQTGSPKTTPTTNNAYYGPWDDYGVSEPWDFWQYASTGPVSGISSAMDVNVARGDIEFVKDKLVPAVWMNDSSGDWSTLANWNSGQAAVAPIVAPNQSPVQGTTVLPTPRLPGAAGSGPTSGQHDTVIIERPNAAVTVTVSTGTHNVRKLYMRETLAVTGGTLTINYDPNYVSDTVNFPSAARSGPISAQFSGPASLVGSGNLNVNTLQIDAQQTFTVGSTGTLSLARLNLMPHASNPARLLLSGNLNFTPLAGAAAVVANGSGGGQSGRVDLGGEMRTFNVANGAAAVDLTISAPVINGGLTKTGAGTLALTGANTYAGDTAVHAGTLRTTTPYLANSADVYLTSGATLDLNFAGTDLIRSFYIDGAPQAAGTWGGIGSAAQFTTPLITGTGLLSVTTAAAPPVPGMGNVLDDFEVDEGRFGWAYNTSPASQTFGLSPATTIERVTTEAHTGVGSQELNFVSTGGAWQIRHNSGLGTPADPSGNVALPATGHIGFWLKTNDPGVTVRIALDDPTSADRGIVKDVIADGQWHLYQWNLNDPAQWEAWATGDGVITGPTLTIDSIFFAGTDSAVVYLDNVSHNPLSQLAGPADEDFNADGVIDGADLSAWQAGFGLSGTARRIDGDADVDRNVDGADFLAWQRAASAVEASPAAGSVPEPGAAALVVLVAAFAALCQARKSRAAQPDRSL, encoded by the coding sequence TTGTCGCTTTCACGATTCGCTCATGCCTCTCGCGTTGCGCGTCCGCGCCGCGATCTGGCGAGGTTCGGCTGCTCGATCCTAGCCGTCGCCCTCCTTGGCGCCGTCGCGCCAGTTGCGCTCGCGCAGCGCATCACGGGGATCGACGTCTCGGCGTGGCAGGGGAACATCTCGCAGTCGGGATGGAACTCGGCCTACAACAGCAGCAACATGCGGTTTGCGTTCATTCGCTCGAGCCGCGGCGGGACGACCGGGTTCGATCGTCGGGCCGACGGGTTCACTCCCGGGAACAACTCCTACACGGGGTCGCAGCGGTACGACGATCCCTACTTCGGCCAGAACATCACCCGCGCCACGACGGCGGGGATGTTCGCCGGGCCGTACCACTTCGCTCGGCTCGACGTGGTGGCGGAGAAGACCAACTCCGACGGGTCGGTCGTCCAGGTTTCCAACACCGGCTCGGACGAGGCGAATCACTTCATCGAGATGGCCGGCGCGTGGATGCGCCCCGGGTACTTGGTTCCCGTGTACGACTTGGAAGCGGGACAAGGAGACCGAACGGCAAACGAGATCGCCCAGTTCTCGCTCGACTTCTCCAATCGCATCTACGAGGCCATGGGCATCCGGCCGGCAATGTACATCAACGGCAACTACTCGAGCATTCTCCAAAACGCCTCCGCGTCGCTGCGGAATCAACTGGCTCAGCCCGCGCAGTACACGCCCAGCGTCGTCGGTCCCGCCTTTCCTGTGCTGTGGGATGCGCGGTACGCGAACCAAAGCGACCCGGGTTCGATCCCCATCCAAACCGGCAGCCCCAAGACGACCCCGACGACGAACAACGCGTACTACGGTCCGTGGGACGACTACGGCGTGAGCGAGCCGTGGGACTTTTGGCAGTACGCCAGCACCGGCCCCGTGTCGGGCATCTCGAGCGCGATGGACGTCAACGTCGCCCGCGGCGACATTGAGTTCGTCAAGGACAAGCTCGTCCCCGCGGTGTGGATGAACGACTCCAGCGGCGACTGGAGCACGCTGGCCAACTGGAACAGCGGTCAGGCGGCGGTCGCGCCGATCGTCGCCCCCAACCAGAGCCCCGTGCAGGGAACGACCGTCTTGCCGACGCCTCGCTTGCCGGGCGCCGCCGGCAGCGGGCCGACCTCGGGGCAGCACGATACGGTGATCATCGAGCGCCCGAACGCAGCCGTCACGGTCACGGTTTCGACCGGGACGCACAACGTCCGCAAGCTCTACATGCGCGAGACGCTCGCCGTCACCGGCGGGACGCTCACGATCAACTACGACCCGAACTACGTCTCCGACACGGTCAACTTTCCGAGCGCCGCCCGCTCGGGGCCGATCTCAGCGCAGTTCTCGGGCCCCGCCTCGTTGGTCGGCTCCGGCAATTTGAACGTGAATACGTTGCAGATCGACGCGCAGCAGACCTTCACGGTCGGCAGTACGGGAACATTGTCGCTGGCGCGGCTGAACTTGATGCCCCATGCGTCCAACCCGGCTCGGCTGCTGCTGTCGGGCAACCTGAATTTCACTCCTCTTGCGGGCGCCGCGGCGGTCGTCGCCAACGGCAGCGGCGGCGGGCAGTCGGGTCGCGTCGATCTGGGGGGCGAGATGCGCACCTTCAACGTCGCCAACGGCGCCGCGGCCGTCGATTTGACGATCAGCGCCCCGGTGATCAACGGCGGCCTGACGAAGACTGGCGCCGGGACGCTCGCCCTGACCGGCGCCAACACGTACGCCGGCGACACCGCCGTCCACGCCGGCACGCTCCGGACGACCACGCCGTACCTCGCCAACAGCGCCGACGTGTACCTTACCAGCGGGGCGACGCTCGACTTGAACTTCGCGGGGACCGATCTCATTCGTTCGTTCTACATCGACGGCGCCCCGCAGGCTGCCGGGACGTGGGGAGGAATCGGTTCGGCGGCGCAGTTCACCACCCCGCTTATTACGGGAACGGGTTTGTTGAGCGTGACGACGGCTGCGGCGCCGCCGGTCCCGGGAATGGGGAACGTGCTGGACGACTTCGAGGTCGACGAAGGCCGCTTCGGCTGGGCTTACAACACGTCGCCGGCGTCGCAGACGTTCGGGCTGTCCCCTGCCACGACGATCGAGCGCGTCACCACCGAGGCCCACACGGGGGTCGGGTCGCAGGAGTTGAACTTCGTGTCGACAGGGGGCGCCTGGCAGATTCGGCACAATTCGGGCCTCGGCACGCCCGCCGATCCCAGCGGCAACGTGGCGCTCCCCGCGACGGGTCACATCGGCTTTTGGCTTAAAACCAACGATCCCGGCGTCACGGTGCGGATTGCGCTGGACGATCCCACGAGCGCTGATCGCGGGATCGTCAAGGACGTGATCGCCGACGGGCAGTGGCATCTTTACCAATGGAATCTCAACGACCCCGCGCAGTGGGAGGCCTGGGCCACCGGCGACGGCGTCATCACGGGGCCCACGCTCACCATCGACTCGATTTTCTTCGCCGGCACGGACAGCGCGGTCGTCTATCTGGACAACGTGTCGCACAACCCGCTGTCGCAGCTCGCCGGGCCGGCGGACGAGGACTTCAACGCCGACGGGGTGATCGACGGAGCCGATCTTTCGGCTTGGCAAGCCGGTTTCGGACTTTCCGGCACGGCCCGGCGCATCGACGGCGACGCGGACGTCGACCGCAACGTCGACGGGGCCGATTTCCTCGCTTGGCAGCGGGCCGCGTCGGCGGTCGAGGCTTCCCCCGCCGCCGGAAGCGTCCCCGAGCCGGGCGCCGCTGCCTTGGTTGTGCTGGTCGCCGCTTTCGCGGCGCTTTGCCAGGCGCGCAAATCCCGAGCGGCACAGCCGGATCGGTCGCTGTGA